The Pseudochaenichthys georgianus chromosome 20, fPseGeo1.2, whole genome shotgun sequence genomic interval TTTGAATCAACTTGTTTCACCTATCTTCTAGATGTGAGGCAGgctgcagcatgagaataaaacacaaataatatTTCAGGAAATGCTTTACACAAGCAGGTGCGTCGCATGGTTTAAAAGTAATCTGTGACTTTAGCATTCAGATAAATCGAGCGGAgcagaaatgtaaaaaaatagcaaaacaaacaaacacttaaataaagtacaagtactgcaAAACTCTACTTCAGTAAAGGTAAAAACCTGTAGTAGGAACACTTATTCTaatcaaaacaaataatatcTACAGTAAGTGATGTGATATAGAAACAACCAAAGTTGACTCCCATGGTTTTTTGGCTTGATTCCACTTAAATGTCTCTGTATGTCATTAGAAGGTTAATAATTCCATAAGCTGTTCAACCTTTCTCAAGTAGTTTCATATGAATAACCCCTTAGAAGCCTGAAGGGGGAAAACTATTCAGTACTTTATTACAGAAAagtgtaaaataaatgtgtttttgatCCTCTACAATCCCATACATCGTCTCATTTCCCCTCAGATTTATCTTGCAACACTATTTTGGGAACTGCTGCTCGAGATCAAGCTGTGCTTTAGATTTGTGTTTAATAGGCTGGATTCTCCGATTGAAAGCCTGAATATTAACTCTGATCCCTCCAGCAAATTGTACCTGATCCTTCATGAGTGCAGCGATGTGGCAGGTCTTCCCTCCGGGTGCAGCGCACATATCCAGGATCCGTTCTCCAGGAAGAGGCCCGAGAACATGTCCCACCACTACAGAGGGAAGGTTCTGCACAACATGGAAAAACACCTCGTGATAGATAAGAACTGTGTTTCAATTACtccattttacattttaaaagtataaatacCTGCAGGAATGCCAGGTGTGGTAGAACACCATCAAAGGAAGGGCTCTGGTAAAGTGGCTCTACCATCCGAACACCTACTCCCCTAAAATAACAGAAACCAGTGCAATATGTTTTgcttattacattttattttaaactgTACAGATGTGCAACCACTATAATAAAGGTGTTTAGCTTTGGAAATATGTTGTTTACTCCTCCTTTAAAGCCATTTACTTACTTGGCAGCTACATCTGTGCAGAAGATGCCGGAGCGGTCTATTTGAGCAACTCCATTTCCCACAAACCCTCTCATTCCCTGGAAGCTTGTGGCTCCTCGGGTGCAGCGACCCTCCAAGTCAGAGAAGACAGACACCACATCGCCAGCCTTCATGACTAAAACAGATGTCAAGTTAGAAAGCCACAGCTCTACATTGTTGAATATAACTAGATGTGTATTGGACACATATCTTTCCCAGCATCTGTTTTTGAGACTTACACTTGGGGCTGGCTAGGATCCCCGGGACAAAGACATTGGCGCCTCTGAGGACAGCACTGCCACACTGAGCGCCAACCACCACCTCTGAGCTGAGCTGCTCCACAGATCTGAGAACAGGAGAGGGATGGAAGTCACACACTTTTACACCCATCGCATTAAAGCATCCTCCTTCTTTGGTTTAGTACGGACAATTTTTATACTGGAGATATAGCAAATCTTGGCATGGGTTCACAATTTGTTGCATATTTTAAGTCTTTTATTTTAAGTAATAAAAAAATTATACCACCATGACATCTTTATTGTACTGttagtgtattttttttttgcatgaaAACGCAcacctaaaaaaaaaagtatcctaCTGAAATTGGTAAACAAAATTTCCTGAGTTTTCTTCTGTTGTCATTGTTTGAAAATCAATGTAGGTTTGACTTGAGGAAACACTCCCTATGGGCAGACTGATACGCGATTTAAAGCGAAGTGTGTTCTCCATAGAGCACATTCATATCGCTCTGACGTGGTTCTAGCATTCCTCACATACCTCGGGCCATCGACAGGAAGCAGCAGCACATCTGGAATTCGTGGGTGAGGAAGAATCTGAACTGAGACCTCCTTTGCTGATGAGGTGCACATCTGCTGCTTCAATAACAGCAACACAGAGAAAAGTTAGGGCCCGACTGACGACCACTGTGGGTCATTTCCTTTTTTCCTCACCTTTTTGAGCTCCTCCCCTAACTTTTGTCTGATCTCTTCCAGGGGAGCGAGATGAGTACTGGCCCGAACACAAGTGTAAGAAGGAGGGTGAGACAGACATGTGAGCAGCCTCTGGAAACGACTTTCTGCCTCCTGATGGCCGACTGCTGCTAACACCTGAATTAAAAAAGGATGATCAAAGTATGCAAATTATGGAATTGGCAATTAGAAAACTGTAAGAAACGTGGCGTCTTTTGAGATTCAGCCTTTCACTTTCAGCAAATGCCACTAAAACATTCAACTATGTCAAGTAAAAATAACATTACTATCCTTAATTTACATAACTCAGGTCAACTTTTGTATAGTATTAATCTGTAGTTCACAGGACTACATTTACCATTGAGAACATCATCTGCAATTAACTTTCTACTAAAacacaaaacatacatttaagGGCTGATTTTGGGACTCATTATTATAGATACAAAAAACAAACTATGCCATGAAAGTGCATTTACACAAGTGTGCGGAGACAAAAATAGCACTGAAGTTATGACAACATTtatttggaaagccataactaTGTTAGGGAGGGTTTTACTGAGGTAATTTGTAGTCATGGCATCAATTCATCTAAATTCTATGGTAAGCCATGAAGGTTCCCAGATTACCCCCATGTTAACTTTTCCACTGAAGCAAAGACATCCACTTTTTAAGAGGTGTATTTATGATTCTCCTGAACACACAAACCGTTTCCAAAGAAAAACAATGAAATGTCTACCTCCTTGTTTAAGAAGACATTCTTGAGATAATCAGTGACTTCAGGTCTCAGGGATATCCTTGGAAAAGAAGACATCACTTAAATCTGTTCAAAGGAAAGTAACAACAGAAAAGCAAATAAATCAAGATTCACTGCAATAAAATGAGGTACAAagatatgcttacagttctgagGGCTGTAGTCTTGATTGGTTGAGGTTAAAAAACGGTGAGTGGTGGTGATATGTTGACATTGTGGGGGATAATTAAAGACGAAAACACTTTACTGAGGTCTATTCCACAGAAGGGAGGCAGTTGTAATAATAACATAACTCAAAATTGATCATAACTGGGATCCTATTAAACTCAATTTGAGACATGTTTCAAAGAAACCAAATTCATGATTGATTTGAGGCCAGTGTTATAATACATTTGGAATCATTCTTGTTTTTAGTGTATTGCACATGGTGCACGCTTGTCCCAACACAAATAATTACGATTGCAATTTAAAAAGACTGCAACGTAAAAGCCcagaataaaacaataaaatacgtAGGCTACAAATATTTTAATGAATAAATGAATCTCGGAACCCGTTaatcattgcacacaatttcCTTGAAATACTTTAAGTGCGTCTCCTGTCATTCATTATTTTTGTTCACACTTAACGTTACTTTAAGTCACAGGTCATATTAGTCATCTAAATACTCATGGTTAATCCTATTCTACACATATAATTTCTTTGCCCACAATTAATGACTTGTCAAAAGTCAAAAATATAGGAGTACAATTAATCTTAAGGCTATTTTAACAATCTTTATGTACTCACGTTCTGTGGTGGCATGGAGCGCTGGTGTTTTGACAATTACTTCCGTATACGTCACTAGCTTGGTCACGTGTCAGTAGCCTGTTGATCCTGTTGATTCATTTATCTATGAAGTCTATTGTTGATCACCGATACTTATGGTATTTGTGTTGTATTAAGAAACGCAAGGTGTATACATATGCATTATGTACACATGTATTTTAAATACTTGAATGTTGTACTTTTCACAATAATTATTTTATGCATTTGTCAACAATTATAACCTTTTCTATGAAGCCATTCTTTGAACATGTCATTCAGTTTGTTTAAACACCGTGCTCATTACCACAGGAGGAGTTCTAATTGttgacacacttacacacaaacattataGAAATACTGCTTATGCATGCTAAATAGGGTGACATAAAATACATGTCCAGTTCATAgcatttaaaaagtaaaatatacAAGAAGAAAACTGAAAGTATAATGCTTTACATTTTGTCTTATGGTGAAAGGAAAAGTATTGTATGTTTTACTGTGCCTACAACAAAGTAGGCTTATTTTTGAAGTATTGTAATAATTGTGTTATATTTAGGTCTGTTCCCTTCCTGTGTTTTTGTGTCTTAAAATGCTGTCCCAAAAAAAGGCCAACGTGTACACGCCATGACGTCATCACGTTGGAAGACAACGGAATAGCTGGGGTTGCTTTTTTCAGCAAACCACTGCCAGCAGCCAACGAGCAGAAGAAGCCGTGCGAGCAGAGTCAACACAGTGCCTCACTTCTCAGCCTGTTTATACTATTTGTGGAGGCTTCAACGTCTCCCTGATCCACTCGACAAGAATATATAAAGTCTATGTTACGTTCCACCATTTTATCCTCGCGTTAGCTAACCGGAGCGCATGGAGTCCGCGTTCAAAAGGTCGGTGAGGTGTTTTGCGGACAAGAGATCAtccagctaatgttagctagccgcAGCCAGCCGCGGACTGTACGGTGTGCATTTGAGAGTGGAGAAGCTCGGTGCTGCTGCCCACTCTACTGACGGAACTACGGGAAGACGTTAACCTAAACAATGGGCGTCATATTCGCCAAACTGTGGAGCTTCTTCTGTAACCAAGGTGGGTGTCGGTACAATTGTTACGGCTCACTAACCTCCCGCTAGCTACTCAACCGAGGATAATAAGTGTTAGACCGTTAGCATAAAGTGAGCAGCAAGACCCATAATAACAGATGGGGTCTGAATTATCTCGCTACATCTCTCCGTGACTTCAGGACTCTGCCACCTGAGCTGCCTTTGTCTAACTCGCAATGCAAAACAACCTCTACAACTTCAGTGCCACCCCAAATACTTATCTGTTTATCACTGGGTCAACTAATATGATTAAGTCTGTAAGCGTGTATTCAGCCAGTTGTTTTTTCGGGTAACATTACATAACTTTCCCCTGAGTTTCTAAAAAGTAATTTTATgaaaaagttatatttattgtgTAATTTGCTTCACAATGTAAGCTCCATCATTATTGTATGCATGTGACTTTAACATAATAATTATGCAGTTGTTGCTCATTTTAGAATTGAGTGAAAAACAAAGGAAAAGCACAACAAAGACACTGAGATTAAGGCAACAAAAAGGCTAGCTAATCCCACCCTTTACAACTAAAATACCCATATTGTATCGTATGTGTGTGCTTTATTGCAAATATACAAAATATTGCTCAGGTGGAATATTGTTCCACTTTCATCTGCAGGGAACAAAGTAAGGGGGTGCTTTGTTTGATTTGTAAGTATTTAGTCAGTGAGTCTTCTCATGTGGTGTAAGGCATTGAAGTGATTTTAGAGCAGTTTGTTTTCAATGTGTGAGTAAGTATCTTTTCGCTGGGAGGAGGGCATAAGAAAGAGGGATTTTAAGTGTGTTATTTCATGCTTAAGGGTAACTAACGGTGCATTTTCATATCATAGTGTAAAGATCATTGTTTTCACAAGGGAACTCCCTCTTGCCTTAATCCCTTTGGCATGTGTTGAATTGTTCTCGGCCCTGAGGATAGCAGAGAAGGATTCCTACTCCCTGCCTAATTCTGGATTACACTGTTCCTGGTGTCAAGTTTCATTCATTTTAAGGGTTCAAAGGCAAAGTCTAAGTGGCAGTGTGAGGATCATAGTCGTAGCTTAAAACATGCAATCATAACAGTAGTTAAGTCACCTCAAATGTAGTATCTAAATACTAGTGCTGGCAATTGTGAAATATCACTATAGATGTGTCTTTATGTTTTATTCTTTTCTGAAAATGTTTGCTGCTGTGTTCTAAAGGAAGTCTAGCTATTACTCCTGAGGTGCAGTTTCACCACTTAAAGGTACATACAGGAGAAACACATGAATCctaaaggaattagtaacctgTAAGTGTTCTGCTTGGAAAGCTGATTTCAAATAATCCACTGGAATCAATTATCGACTTCTAAAATCTAGTTTGTTCGCACTGACATTATACATTTAGAAGGAATCTGACCCAACCTGGGTTTAGAGATGTGCTGCAGGAACATGTTTCAGCTCGTAGAAGAGACTGTTAGGAGTTGTTGAAAAGGAGAGTACTCCGATGTGATCAATGTAATGGGGATCCTCACAGGGAAGCAATAGACATGCAGTGACCCCCCCGAAACGAGTTTGGTGCTCAGAATCTGTCAGGACTGGAGCCCTCTGACCAGACTTCCTTCCTCCTCCGCTGCCAGAGGCCTCAGGAGGGCGGACGAGTCAAAACACTAAAGTGGGATGTTTTGGCATGTCCGTGTCAGCTCTGATTTGGGATTTAGTCTGCTTCACGGCCTACATCGCCTGTGCGGTTACGAACTGTGCTAGCTGGTTTTTATGAATGGAAAGATGTCCTGCAGTTTAAAAGAGGGAGGGGAAAGAGGTCATGAAGTTTTAGAATAAGTTCAGCCTGTATTATTTTTGAATAGGCAGCAAAGAAGTAATGCATTGTATAGACAGGGACACAATGTACTTTATGGCACTAGTGTTTTCTTGATAACAATGTCCTCTTGAAGTTTATGGAATACTGTATTTCTTTTTGCAGAGCACAAGGTTATAATTGTTggattggataacgcaggaaaAACCACCATCCTCTACCAGTTGTAAGTCATTTTGTTGGAACCTTTTTTGGTCAGTTTTCCTTTGTCAGCAAAAACTAACTGATTCTTTCCTTCAAAAGTTTGATGAATGAGGTCGTGCACACGTCACCCACCATCGGGAGCAATGTGGAGGAGATAGTGGTGAAGAACACTCACTTTCTGATGTGGGATATAGGAGGACAGGAGTCCCTCAGGTCCTCCTGGAACACCTACTACTCCAATACAGAGGTGAGAAAACAAGCAGCTCATGTCGTACACTCTGAACTATTTCTATCCGATGAGGGGAACAGAAGTATTGTCCAGCTGGTGCGTTTGTTCAGAGCACAGACGGCAGCGGGGACCGCCCAATGTCAGGGGTCAGCCTTCACAAAGGGGGCCGTCTGCACGTCAAAGCAGGGGTCAGCCTCTGCAGTGTTTTGGAGAAAGGAGAAGAAGAACGGGAGGCATGGCGGGGGCAGATGTGTCTTACAGAATGTAACTTTCCTCTAGGAAGTGCGATATCCAGCCTGCGTTCAACCcttattttcatttccattcAAAGCAAACGCCTTATCTCACGTGCCAAACTCCTCCACTCTTGCTCTCCAACATGTCTCTGCTCAAAAGCTCCAACCTGTTCGACAGCAGACTGAGCAGCATGTTGTGGTTGTTCAAACATTTCCATCCCTTTTTCACAATAGAGGTTTGACAAACCAGATAACTTTACCTTGAGCATCTTGTAAAAAGTGAATGCAGACTTATTACAATAGTAAACTAAAAACCCACCAATGTTTGCACTTAAGAATCTTAATGGCAGAGTAGCTCTAAATACCTTTTACAATAGAGTTGCTAGGAGCCTTACAGTTACTAAAGAAACCATATAATGTACTAACCCTGGAGTAACTATGGTAACGGCAGTCTTTCGCTCCACAGTGAAGCGGTGTCACAGTGATGTTAGAGAACACGTGTTGCTGAAGCTTTTTCCTTTAATGGcgcctctcacatctcggcaacATTAACATGCCATTGGTCTTTTGTCAGACAGGGTCGCCCTCTCTCATTCAAAACGAGGCTATTAGCATAGCAGTCACCAGAACCCACTGTGAGGCCCTTGGCCCCTCAAGTGCCCTCCTGCTGTGTTGCACTTGATTTCTGTAAATGTGTTTTTGAGAAGTGTGATGTTTGCCTCCTACTCTGCAGTTCATCATTCTGGTGGTGGAcagcacagacagagagaggctgGCCATCTCTAAAGAGGAGCTCTACAGGATGTTGGCTCACGAGGTAAGGCATCTTAACACGTCTTTGCATGGCCATAAAGAAGAGAATTCACACTCGGACTGGGGTTTCCACCAAGCACAGCCCCTTCCACGTTTCATTGTTTCAAGCTTCAAAAGGTGGCATGTTTATGGTTTCATTGTTTCGTGTTCGCCCCTCAGGACCTGAGGAAAGCAGCCGTGCTGATATTTGCCAATAAGCAGGATATGAAGGGCTGTATGTCTGCAGCGGAGATCTCCAAATACCTCAGCCTGAGCTCCATCAAAGATCACCCCTGGCACATACAGTCCTGCTGCGCACTTACAGGAGAGGGGTGAGACTCATGTTTATCATATCTGTGTGTTAGCAGGATAGCTGGCTGAGCTTATATAATCAATACCATGTATCATAAAGGATAAAACAACTTAACGCAATGCAACATTGATGAAAAGACGTGTTTAGCAAGTTATTCTCTTGTGTGCAAACTTGGATTAGTTTTGAGTAGACAGAGGCACAATTGTTTTAAATACACTGTTTGTGTACATGAGTAGGATAAGAAGAAAGGGGAATGTTCACCATACATAGAGAATTATCTCAGTCTGTTACCAAGCATTATCATAATGGTATTTTAATGAATGTCTTTCTTAAACCGCAACATATTGCAGTGCAATTCATGTAAGCTGTAGCATGTCTACCATGTGATTAGAAAGACCACCCACAGGGTACATGTATGTCATGTCTAGTACTGGCATGTGCTTATTTATTTACTACAGAACATTTTACAACAATGTGAGCATTTTCCAGTTGAGCacaaaacaataatacatttaataaataACACTTTAAATTCACATATTTGAGATTGTAACCAGGTGTTTGTAACCGATGTTTTAGCGCTGCAGTGAGCTCTGTTAACCACCAGATGTCACTGTGCCCTGAAGCTTGCCATGTTTCCTCAGCACAGACAGGAAGAACAGTAAATATATCTGTCTATGCGTTTTGTGTAAATATTTAGTACAGCTAGGGAAAATGTGCTACGCTATTAAAACATCCTTGATGTAGTCATCTGTCTAAAGTATTTGTTCCTCCTTTCTGACGCCTCTTTTTGTTCCTCCAGTTTATGCCAAGGCCTGGAGTGGATGACCTCGCGGGCCGGCCTCAGATAGCCCCTCGCCCCCTCTACGGCCTGATGACCTGGCTACGTCAGCTTCTCCTCACTTGCTTATCGTTgctttatatttttttaatgacaAACATTGACTTCCAGAGGGTTATTAACACATGCACAGTGGAGCCGGTGTCTCTCCAAGTCGAAACGTGACCTGAACTGAACTGGGGAACCTCGCTGGTTATCTGGAACAAACAGTGGCTTTttctgcagaggaggggaaGAAGATCCTTTAGATGAGTTAAGTCCAAGTGCAAAGCAGGTGTGCACTGGACATCCTTCACACTAAATACATATCATGTCACCTCGCACCATTTCATATCATGAGACATCAAGTTGGTGCAGCTCTATTATTATTATCGTTTTCTTTGCCTTTATACAAGtttgctcatgttcaggtacAAATGGACTAGACAATGGGATTACAAGCAGTAGTGTAACATTTTCAGGGGGATGGTGGCACTACggaggtttttcagaataatgtTTTCATTTTTAGCACAGCCATTAATATCTGTTACACATTTCAGTTTCATAAGCTACATTGTCGGTGGTTATTCTCTCTCTAGGTCTTACGGTGCCGTATTGAAACGTGGTCAAATACAAATCTCCCTTTATTAACTCTGAGCTTGTACTTGTATGTATTTGAGCCACATGGTGTAGATTCAACCTTTTCTGACCCTCACTTTAgccatttatttaattttgcaaAGAATTAAATAAATGGAATTCATATGCAAGTACAATGCTCCCTTTTTTAATGGCagtattttaaatgtaaacaCTATGTTTTGTCAATGGTGcattatgttttttatttaattgtattccTTTTAAGAATGTTTGCTCGTGGCGAGTGAGCATCTGTATTAACAGATGATCTTTGGTGCTGCACGTGTGTTTGACATTATCATACAAACATTTCAGTCATTTCCTGCAGAATATATTCCACTTTTAAACATTTTGTACTTTTTAAACAAAGCCGCCAGAATTTGCCAGCCTCATCGATGTGCCACACATTTATGGGGAAGTTGGTTCTCTGCAGCCACCTGGACGAAGTAGCATTAAGATCATTTTATCTTAATATTTTGGCCATCATTTAGGTCTATGACTTGATCCTCAGCCTTAACCATGCTATTGTGAGTGTCTGGAGGATAGTATGTGTATGAATCTGAAAAGTCTGCCCATGATTTTTACCCTTATTTCCTTCTTTGACCTGGTATAAGAATTCCTTGGTAACAGATCTATGCACGCGTCACTTTGAAACCATGTCTACCTTTTGCAAGTTCCACAGTGGCCACAAAGTGTGAGGTGCATGAGTTTCATTGAGTTTGAATCCCAACTGTGGTGAAGAACTGGTGTccatcttggtcagggagtgccTCAGGGTCTCTACAGTGGATTGTTGGGGCAAGGTATTTTAACAGAGGGAAAAGGTGCAGCATTGAGGTCTACAGCTTTCACCTTGATCTTACAAAGCAAGGGAACTGATCTTATGTCAGTATGGTGGTCCAGTCGCGGTCATGTACTGTAATtcagtttttatttttcaataaaaGTTTGTTTTGAACTTTGAGCCTGAATACATCAGTTTCTTTTTAGCATATCTGAAATCAACCCTGGACTAAAATCTTTGGGAAATAAATGCCAAACCGGATACTTCTGAGTTTACAAAGAAAAAACACAATCTGAGTTTGATTCAAACAACATTTTATTAACATCTGTAATATATTGGCCAATCAAATGAAGCACAGAGAAGTCAAGAAAAGACAACTCCTAACCACTTGTAAGGAAAGTAAAAGGAGCTTCTCGATTTCTATAAAACAATGTACAACATAGCAATTTTACAGTTATGTTTTTTCTCTAAATGGTACTATACATTCATTCAATGAAGCCTTTACACTGAGGTCAGAGCAAAGAAAAAACACTGGCAAGATAGACGTTTAGAAACGGGTTAAATAGGAATAAATCAGTAAAGGGGAAGAGTGAAAAAATACTGGATTGGAAAATCAACTACGTATAAAATGGAACTTTGTAAATGAAGCAAAACTATGGGACATTTGTTAAACGCTGACATGTTGTCTAAGCTCCAACCGAGATGCCAAGAGTTCCCTCGGCCGTGCCCTGCTGTCTAAAGTACAGGCGAGCGTTCGCGGTAATAACATTCAACAATACAAGTTTCAGTTAGAAATGCAGCGATGATTTTAAATGTCAAACTCAGTGCTGAAAAGGTTGTCACAGTAAGATCACTGTCACACAAAAATTGGCAACAACGAAACAATTCTCCTCTGAACAGGAAATCTGGGTCTTTCAGCCCAGCCCCTCCAATGTAGGAATATCACCAAATGTCTTTATGATGCTGGTGTTTTCTGGACTCGTCTTTGTGACATCATTTGCAAGAAACTCCCCTACAGTCTTTGTTATTTATCCATTACAACaccttcttctttctttttggaaATGTTGCCTGTGCAGAGAAGCCTGTAAATGAGTCTGTGTGCCTTCATACAGGAGAAAGAGGAGCCTTAAAGTTACCGCAGGGTTTAAATAAATGTC includes:
- the LOC117465694 gene encoding ADP-ribosylation factor-like protein 5B; this translates as MGVIFAKLWSFFCNQEHKVIIVGLDNAGKTTILYQFLMNEVVHTSPTIGSNVEEIVVKNTHFLMWDIGGQESLRSSWNTYYSNTEFIILVVDSTDRERLAISKEELYRMLAHEDLRKAAVLIFANKQDMKGCMSAAEISKYLSLSSIKDHPWHIQSCCALTGEGLCQGLEWMTSRAGLR
- the nsun6 gene encoding tRNA (cytosine(72)-C(5))-methyltransferase NSUN6 isoform X1 codes for the protein MSSFPRISLRPEVTDYLKNVFLNKEVLAAVGHQEAESRFQRLLTCLSHPPSYTCVRASTHLAPLEEIRQKLGEELKKQQMCTSSAKEVSVQILPHPRIPDVLLLPVDGPRSVEQLSSEVVVGAQCGSAVLRGANVFVPGILASPKFMKAGDVVSVFSDLEGRCTRGATSFQGMRGFVGNGVAQIDRSGIFCTDVAAKGVGVRMVEPLYQSPSFDGVLPHLAFLQNLPSVVVGHVLGPLPGERILDMCAAPGGKTCHIAALMKDQGEVVALEKIKNKIDRICQNAKMLQLNSVKVYCFNSTKAVSSNSAQEHEGPPFPAESFDRVLLDAPCSGLGQRPSMSCTWSLKELCSYQPLQRKLFHAAVQLLKKGGVLVYSTCTVTLAENEEQVAWALETFPCLTLQPQEPHIGSEGMLGAGLSPEQLRLLQRFSPELTWDQTGAAAPLPYRADRDTIGFFIAKFLKK
- the nsun6 gene encoding tRNA (cytosine(72)-C(5))-methyltransferase NSUN6 isoform X2, coding for MSSFPRISLRPEVTDYLKNVFLNKEVLAAVGHQEAESRFQRLLTCLSHPPSYTCVRASTHLAPLEEIRQKLGEELKKQMCTSSAKEVSVQILPHPRIPDVLLLPVDGPRSVEQLSSEVVVGAQCGSAVLRGANVFVPGILASPKFMKAGDVVSVFSDLEGRCTRGATSFQGMRGFVGNGVAQIDRSGIFCTDVAAKGVGVRMVEPLYQSPSFDGVLPHLAFLQNLPSVVVGHVLGPLPGERILDMCAAPGGKTCHIAALMKDQGEVVALEKIKNKIDRICQNAKMLQLNSVKVYCFNSTKAVSSNSAQEHEGPPFPAESFDRVLLDAPCSGLGQRPSMSCTWSLKELCSYQPLQRKLFHAAVQLLKKGGVLVYSTCTVTLAENEEQVAWALETFPCLTLQPQEPHIGSEGMLGAGLSPEQLRLLQRFSPELTWDQTGAAAPLPYRADRDTIGFFIAKFLKK